CGGCGGCTTGACATCCGAGAGTTCGTCAGGGGCGAGAGGAAGATAGGCGCGCATGGAACCAGTGTGCCACGTCTATTTAGAGGTCCGAGAAGTCCTCTCCAGGTGACTCCAGTTAGGTACTTTTTCCACAGGCTTGCAGATTGAACTTCCTCCCCCGGGTACGTTGCTATTGTCACTGTCTGCCAAGAAAACACGGCACGCTCAGGGGACCGAGAACCCCGACCAAATGCTGGTCAAATGACAGTGACAGGAGTGAGCCATGGACGCAAGAACTAAGGCAATGGCGGTCGTGCAGCATAGTTCTTTAGCATCAAGGAAGACAACGCCACCTCCCGAACGGCGATACTCGCCACTGCATCAGAAGTCGTCGACTCAAAACCGATGCAGATCCCTCGGGGGCCTCCGGGCACTACTAACTCCGGCCCTGGCTCTGTCACTAACAGTTTTCGCCAGCAATCATCTGCTGTCTGCCATCGCGGTTGGTGGGTTTTATGGCCCTGTGGGTTTGGCGCTAATTTTTACCGTCGTAATTGAAGCGATTGCCCTGTGGTTCCTGGTGTGGAGTGTCTTGGCATTGCTCTCTACTGTTCCCCAACTCCCCACCAGATTTCGTTCAAAACTAGCCGGCTCAGTCATTTCCTACGCGCCGGCCGCCGCGAGAACCATTGCCTCTCGGGCGCTCGTCTCAACTGCGATCGCGGGTTCAGCTCTAGTGGGTCCAACCGCGTTTGCCGAGGACCTAGGCTCTGGGGTCGATGATCTGTTGTGGGACAGTGCTCCGGTGGCAACCAAGACTTTAGAGGTAGCGTCCAGTGACATGCAAGAAGTGTGGCTCCCAGGCGCTACGCCTGAGCCGCTCGCAGACGGGAGTTCCGAGGTATCTTCCGCGGCCAATCCTGACCCGTTGGCAGGTCCGTCTACCGTCGAGGAATCCGCTGAACCCTCACTCCCCCTAATGTCCACCGTGTCCCCTGACGCTGCTTCGACCGCAGCAAAGGAAAGAGAAGATGCGAGCATGCTCAATCCAGTCGGCACGTTGATGGCCCTCTCTGAACCGGAAGTCATCGGGCAAGGCAACCCCGCCTCGACATCCAGGCACGGCTCACATACCGAGCCGATCAACATTCTTTCGCAACACCAGTTTCGCGATTTGGACCTTACCGCGACACAGCGCGCCGAAGGCCCTCGACCGTTGGCTGCGGCTGAATCAACGAAAGCAACCACAGCGGCGCAGGTCAAGACGGGGATTAAGGCTCTTCAGTATGTCGTGGAGCCGGGCGATTGCCTCTGGAACATCGCCAAATCTCAGCTACCGCAGGGGACCCAAGACCGGGATATAGAAGAGGCGTGGAAGCAAATCTACCTCGACAACCAGGAGAATATTGGGCCTGACCCAAATCTCATCGAACCGGGTCAGACACTATCGCTCCGGGTGTGACTAGAAAGCCAGGACACATGAATCTGAGTTGAGGAGGACAGGCCAATGACCGCACAGACCATCGTCTCTGCACAGAGACACTCGCCGCGAATGAAAAGACCCATTCGCTCGTATGCACCGCTCTACCCACCGCACCAAAGCAGCCGCCTCACAATCGATGTCGACTCGGATGCATCCAGCTTTTTCGCCGCAAGCAAACCATCTCCTTCTGATGACAAACCTGAGCCCTGGGCACGTGCCCTCGCTGGCGCGATCCTCGATGCGGTAGAGGGACGAAGAGATCTTCGCAGTCTGGATCGGTGGATTACCCGGGAACTGTTCACACAGCTGACCAAGTCGTGCAGACCGTACCAAAAGACCGACCAAAAGCCGCGCCGCGCACAACCCTATTCAACTCGAACCTGGTACGCATCAAGCAGGGTGGTGGAAATTGCCGTCACAGTCTGGGATCAAGACCGGCTGCGGGCGGTGAGTATGCGACTGGTGCGACGGAATAAGGGCTGGATCGTTGTGGCCGTCGAGTACGGCTAGCAGATCACGCTTACCAGTCGGGTCACTGGTCATTGCAACGGGTAAAGGTTTAGTGCTTCTTCAACCCGCCGTGGTGGGATCATCCCCGCCCATGCGGGGAGGTACTGAGTAGCAGACGACGCGCTGCATCGTGAATGGGACCATCCCCGCCTACGCGGGGACGTAGGTTAGGGTCTAGCGCTTCTTGGAGCCACCCTTTTTCTTCGACTGTGCTCGACGCTGCGCTCGATTCATCCCGGCCTGCCCTGGTTTGGAGGCTCCTCCCACGGTCTGAGTAGCACCCGGACCTTCGAGTGTCATTCGCTTGGGCGCAGCCTGACGCCCAACGTCCCCCATAACGCTCTTGACTCCTGCCGCAGGGGCAGGGCTCTGCTTCCTGGGATTCTTTTCCTTGGCGGTGTTTTGTCTCGCCGCATCGTCCTTGTCGGCCTCACTCGCCGATGTAGCTGCAGCATTCGTAGCGATGCCCGCCGCCGCCATACCCGATCCAGAAATGTCGACTCCGGACGCTAGCAGTTCTTCTCGCTGTTCCTGAAGCTTTTGGAACTGGGTCGCATAGTTAAAGAGCTGTTGGACCGACTCCTCTTGGATTCGTTCCATCATTGCTTGGAACATCAGTGCACCCTCGTCCTTGTATTCGACAAGGGGATCACGCTGACCCATTGCACGAAGGCCAATGCCTTCCTTGAGGTAGTCCATCTCGTATAGGTGTTCACGCCACAGGCGATCAACCGTGGCCAGGACTACACGCCGCTGTAGCTCACTTCGCGGATCCTCCCCTAGCTGATCAACAGCGATGGGATTGTCAGCAAGCTCCTCAATCATCGTCTGATATGCGGCCTTAATATCACCGGTAAGCTCAAACGCGATGTCTTCGCGCGTAATCGCCTGCGGGCCACCGTGCTCTTCAAGAACCTCATCAACGGTTACCGAAACCGGATAGTATCCGCGCAGTTCGACCCAAAGCTTGTCAAGATCCCAGTCCTCAGATCTCTCTGCTGCTGTGAACTGAGCGACCGCGTTTGAAACCAATGATTCCTGGAACTGGTCAATCTGGTCCGCCAGGTCTTCTCCGCCCAAGACTCGAGCACGCTCGTCGTAGATGAGCGAACGCTGGGCGTTCATGACATCGTCATACTTCAGAACGTTCTTCCGAATCTCAAAGTTGCGTGACTCGACCTGTTGCTGCGCGGACTGAATCGAACGCGAAACCATCCTTGACTCAAGCGGCATGTCCTCCGGGTAGGCACCCGACATCATGATTCGCTGCGCCATTCCTGAGTTGAACAGGCGCATGAGATCGTCTTCCATCGACAGGTAGAAGCGGGACTCACCTGGGTCACCCTGACGTCCGGAACGACCGCGTAGCTGGTTGTCGATGCGGCGGGATTCGTGGCGTTCAGACCCAAGCACGTAGAGCCCGCCCAGTTCCGCAACCTCGTCGTGCTCCTCCGAGACCGCTCTGCGCGCATCTTCAAGAGCATCGGCCCAGGCTTCGCGATACTCCTCTGGATACTCATCGGGATCCAGCCCGCGGCTCTTGAGGTTCGCCTGAGCGATGAACTCTGCGTTGCCGCCAAGCATGATGTCAGTTCCGCGGCCTGCCATATTGGTCGCAACCGTCACGGCGCCCTTACGTCCAGCCATAGCAACGACCTGGGCCTCACGTTCGTGCTCCTTGGCGTTTAGCACCTGACGAGGAATGCCGCGCTCGGCCAACATGGATGCGAGCAATTCAGACTTCTCGACGGAGGTGGTACCCACAAGGACGGGTTGGCCCTTCTTGTGACGCTCCGCGATGTCGTCGATTATGGCGTTCAGCTTGCCTTTCATCGTCGGATAAACCAGATCGGACTGGTCGACGCGAATCATGTCACGGTTCGTCGGAATCGGGATTACCCCGATTTTGTAGGTCGAAGCAAACTCTGCCGCCTCTGTCTCTGCAGTACCTGTCATGCCCGAACGCGAGCCCTCGGGGTAAAGACGGAAGTAGTTCTGTAGAGTCACCGTTGCCAGAGTCTGGTTCTCGGCCTTGATCTCCACCTTTTCTTTGGCTTCGATCGCCTGGTGCATGCCTTCGTTGTAGCGCCGTCCCGGCAGAACGCGTCCGGTGTGTTCGTCAACAATCAGGACCTCGCCGTTAGTGACGATGTAGTCCTTGTCCCGGTGGTACAGCTCCTTTGCGCGAATCGCGTTATTCAGGAAACCGATAAGTGGGGTGTTTGCCGCCTCGTAAAGATTATCGACACCCAGCTGGTCCTCGACCTTCTCAATTCCGGGTTCAAGGATGCCGACGGTGCGCTTCTTCTCATCGACCTCGTAGTCCACGTCTGGTTCGAGGACCTGAGAAATGCGGGCGAATTCCGTGTACCAACGATTCAGATCACCAGACGCAGGACCCGAAATAATCAGAGGGGTTCGTGCCTCATCAATAAGGATCGAGTCAACCTCATCGACGATCACAAAGTTATGGCCGCGCTGGACCTGGTCCTCGGGTCGTTGCGCCATGTTGTCACGCAGATAGTCAAAGCCGAACTCGTTGTTGGTTCCATAGGTGATATCCGCGCTATAGACATCGCGACGCTGCTCCGGCGTCTGCCCCTGAAGAACGCATCCCACCGTAAGCCCCAGGAACTTGTATATGCGCCCCATCATCTCTGACTGGTACTCGGCCAGATAGTCGTTGACCGTGACAACGTGGACGCCCTTACCCTCAAGGGCGCGGAGGTACGAGGGCATGGTCGCAACCAGAGTCTTACCTTCACCCGTCTTCATTTCGGCGATGTTTCCACCGTGAAGAGCTGCACCGCCCATCACCTGGACGTGGAATGGCTTCATTCGCAATACTCGCCAGGCGGCCTCACGCACCGTTGCGAAAGCCTCAACCAAAATGTCATCAAGTGTCTCACCATCGGCAAGACGTGCTTTGAACTCATCGGTCTTTGCCTGGAGTTCCTCATCTGATAGCTTCGCGAAGTCTTCGTCGAGCGCATCCACCTGCGTGGCTATACTGTCGAGCTTGCGAAGCTGTCGGCCTTCACCGGCCCTGAGGATCTTGTCAACAAATGACACTGGGACTCCTAATCTTTGCCATCGCATTGTCGCTGGCGAAGGCAACGTGGGCAATTTGCCCGCTAACCATCCACCAGTCTACGGAATTCCCAGCGGGTAAGCCCCTGTGCGAGGCAAAAGCACCGTGAGATTCCAGCAACTAAGTAATAAAGACAATCCTTGCGCTATTGGCTAACAAAGCCCGTTTCGATTCTGAGCAACAGGTCACAGTCGAGTAAGATTAATGAACTCTCATAGAGAGTCGGGTGCAAACCCGATCCATTTTGTGAAGGAGGCACGCAATTCAGCGAAGCTCCTCTTGCTTCGCGATTCACTCTTCCAAATCCGAAGGTTTCCTGGAGGCCCTAATGGACATCGTCGTCACCGGACGCAACGCAGAAATTCATCCAAACTTCCGCCAAGCGGTAGAGGACAAGCTTGAGAAGGTAACGCTTTTCTATCCTCGTGCCCAGCGGGTTGAAGTCGTGTTAACGCACGAAGGCAATCCCCGGCTTGCTGACCGCAGCGAGCGGATTGAGTTGACTGTCTATGGAAAGGGACCCGTCATTCGTGCCGAGGCCGAGTCTGCGGACCGCTATTCGGCAGTCGACCTGGCAAGCGCCAAACTGTTTGAACGCCTACGTAGAATGCGTGATCGGGTAAAGGACCGTCGCAAGGGTAAGGGCAACGGAGCGCCCGAACCGAGTGAACTGACCCCCGAAATCGTTGATGACCAACTGAACGAGGACTTCACTGACGCCGAAGACTGGGCGCTTCGTTCCGCAGAGGACCTAAAGGTCGGTGAAGTGCGCGAGGAACAGCTTGGCGATTCACCGGTGCTTGTTCGACAGAAGGTACACGAGGCCGCGCCAATGTCTGTTGACGAGGCTTTGCAGCAGATGGAGCTGGTGGGACATCCATTCTTCCTCTTCATTGATCAGGACACCATGCAACCCTGCGTCGCGTATCACCGCAAGGGGTGGACTTACGGAATTATCCGCCTGAACACCCGGGTCGATTCTGAAGGGGTAGCCCACAGCTAGCGGAAGGCAACACGACCCCCGCGCGATGAAGCAAAGATGCCGAAACGCGCGGGGGTTTTAGCGTCACTGTCACGCGGAAGCCCACAACCCCACTACCTCCGGCTTTGGAGGTTATCCCCAGAGACGCTCGTAGCTACTCGCGAAAAGGCGACAGATGGCGTACTACTGGGCCATGACACTAGATCTCGCTGCTTGGGCCGGTCAGGTGAGCCGAATCCATCAGACACTACAGGCTCTCATCTGGTCGGCGCAGTGCGCCGGGTGCAACAAATGGGACGAGTTGTTGTGTTCTCGTTGCGCGTCCCTGGCAACCCGCCCACCCACCAGCTTCGCTCTGGAAGACGCCCAAGGGATTCCTTCTTGGCCAATGATTGCTAGTGGCGAGTATGAGGGCGAACTTCGAAACATACTTCTTGCCGCCAAACACGATCCCGTCAGAGACCTTAGTGAGTTTCTGTTTCAGTCTGGCTATACATTTGGCGTCTCTCTCGGGAAGCGACTAGACGTTGGACAAGCAACGCAGATCTGGGTGGTCCCAACTCCGAGTTCAAAGAAGCGTCGGCAAGATCGTACTGAGATTGTTCCGTTCATCGCCAAGGGGGTTCAGGCAGGACTCAAGAACGCCCTCGCCCTTCGTACCGATCCCGAATATCTTCATACTGGCGCGAGGGGCCGCACGGTCCCTGATGTTAGAGTCGTGCGCGCTGTGCAGCTCCGCCCAACCACAGCTACCACCTCTGCTGAAGCAGAAACTTCCGTATCTGTCCTCAAACGACTATGTCTTGAAGCCAGGCTACGAGGAGGGGGCGGCTCGCAGCAGGGACACGGAGTTCGCGCAAGAGGCCTTGCACGAACCGGAATGATGGAGCCCACCTCTGAACTCCCGAAGAACGTGAGAATAGTCGTTGTTGACGACGTCTGCGCGTCGGGAGCAACGCTACGAGAAGTGCTAAGACACGTTGGCAATCAAACCTTGGCGATCACCGTGATAGCAGTGAGCAGACCGTCTCACCCGGGGGAGGCAATGTACTCGAATGATCCGGATATCGGACGCCACGAAGCACCGACCCGCTGAAACGCGGTCTGATCCTCTCGTTGAGTTATCCACTCAGAGGCGCCCACTCCGGAGTTCACCCAACGGACCTCGTCCGGAGCCGGCGATCTAGCCAAAAATCCTCCGATCGGCACTACCTTGACCTGGCGTTCCTCCGTCTCCGGGACTGCATCGCTAGTCAGGGTGAGCAGCACGGTTGAGCCCGCCCAAGAGATACTCAGGGCCGGGTCAATCACCCTCTCCTCCAAACTCAGCCGAGAAATGGAAACCTTGCCCTCGCCGTCCGTCACCAGGGTCCCGATCCAAACTCCACCCGAACGGGTCAACAGAGCAATCCTTGCGCCATCAGGAGAGATCGCCACCTGCACGATCTCTTGTTCACTGAGTCCTGTTGGAATCGTTGCAGGCTCTGCGGATGGCTGAATCAGGGCAACCTCGCCGCTGTTTCCCGAGGTTGTTGTCCACACATTTCCCCATCGATCAATGCTCGGCTTTGAGGCTCCGGCAAGTTCCAGTGTTCTTACTTCTCCACCGCCAACCGGAGCGATCGAGACGGAATGTGCGTTTCCGATCCACGCAACGGGACTGTCCTTCAGAGGTCCGACAGCGGGATAGCTAGGATTTTCTCCTAGTTCTTCAGCAGACAGTAGTACCCGACTGTCCGAGAGAAGACCGATGCTCAGTGCACCTTCCTCAAGCCAGACAATCCGTTCAAAGCTGTAGTCGGGACCGGTCGGCAGGTCTGGTGCGTCCAGGTTTACGTCGTTCACCGCTATCTCAACGTCCGTTACGCTTGCAGACTGTTTTAGGGTCTCTGTAATCTCCCACTTCAAAAGTCTGCGCAGCTGAGCGTCATCGGGTAGCTGCCCGCGCAAATCCACCCGCGCGACACCTTTAGTAACGTCCACGCTTTGGGTCGTGAGATCCAGTCCCTCGGCCAAATGATTCATCACCGCGCCCTCCAGTATCTCCGGAGGACCCTGCAATACTGCCTGCGCCAAGTGAGAGGCAACGCGCGACCTGGACACCCACCTGGGATCCGCAACCAGACTCTGGCCGTCTGCCGAGACGAAGTAGACGTTGTAGGAACCAAACTCCGTGGTGAAGGACGACTGCGAGAGAATCACCCCGTCTTCGAGACCCGCAATCCTCCATTCACCGTCCTGTCTCGCAAGTCGAAAACGCAACGTCGTCGCTGTGTACATTCCGAACTCGTGCAGGAACCCGTCCTCGCCCACTGTCGCCGTTGCTGGAACAGTAAGCGTCACCTGCGCCGTATTTCCCGATTCTTCCTCGCCCATCTCCGGCACCGGGATATGGTCCGTTGGAAATATCGTCACCTGGGCGGTGGGCTGCCAGGTAGCGGCCGTGCTCGGAAGCAAATAGCTCTTGGCCGTGTCGTAGTTATCGAATGAACCGGCCGCACTCGCACGCAGGAAGTCCGAGATCAACTGTTCGGGCGTCGACCCCGCCTGGGGACCCGAGCCGATTTGCCCAAGTGGCTCGCGGTTGGGCGCCTCGATTGGGAACGAGTGTGGTGAACCAGCCATTGGTAGCTGAGCGCAACCGGTGACAAGAACGAGAGCCAACGTGAGCAGAAGTGCGATCGATCTTCGCATCACTCCCCCTCCCAGACCATCAGCGGAAACTCTGTAACTGCGCTCAAAGCCTCCCTGGGGAGTGTCACCACGAATGATGCTCCCTTCCCAGGCTCTCCCCACACGTTAATCACGCCGTTGTGTAGCTCGACGTCTTCTTTGGTTATTGCCAGTCCAAGACCGGTACCGCCTGTCGTGCGAGCCCTGGCCGGGTCCGCACGGAAGAACCTATCGAACACCTGTTTAGCGGTCTCAGGCGACATCCCCACCCCGTAGTCACGCACCCGAAGTGCGACCGATGTTTCACCGGCCGCCACGGTAACCTCAACGGGATTGCCCTCTGAATGCTCGTAGGCATTAACCAATAGGTTCCGAACCACACGCTCCATTCGTTTGGGGTCGAGCGGCACAGAACATCGTTCGGGCCTGGCTGAAAGTTGCACTTCCACACCCAGACGCCCAGCTAATCCCGCGTTTGCGTTGATAACTTTTTGTACGAGGGAGTAGACGTCGGTCGACTCGCCTTCCAACTTTGCACTGTTCGCATCGTACCTAGAGATTTCGAGTAGATCGGCCAGCATCTCTTCGAAGCGCTGTGCCTCAGAATGAAGCAGTTCTGCAGAGCGGTGTCCCGCTGGACTGAGCTCATCCCGCTCCTCGTAAATCATGTCCTCGGCCATGCGGATCGTCGTCAGCGGTGTACGAAGCTCATGTGAGACATCCGAAACGAACCGCTGTTGGAACTGCGATAGCTCGTCGTAGTCGTGAATCTGCTTCGAGAGGGAATCGGCCATGTCATTGAAGGCGCGCCCGAGCATCGCCATCTCGTCTCGTCCCTTTTCATTGACTCGACTATCCAAATCGCCGTCGGCGAGACGTTCGGCTGCTACGGCGGCATGGCGCACCGGTCGAAGCATCCGGTAGACAAGGTAGAAGGTCAACAGGCTCATGATGATCAAAATGGGGACAGCTCCCCACATCAACACGTTGATCACCAAGTCCACCGTCTTTTGTTCATTGGCCAGCGAGTACAAAATGTAGACTTCGGATTCGCCTGCTAAAGGAAGATCAATGAGCGTTCCCGCAAGAATCGCGGGCTCTGTCCGATCATCAGCTTCGAGTGGAACAGACTGCCAAGCTCCCTCGTCGTGAACAAGAACTTTACGCAGGCCGGACTGTGCAGCTAGTTCCTCGACGGTGCTGGACCCGAGGGCATTTATTCGAACTGCGGAGGCGTCCCTTTGAGTCGGGGTAAGGTACACCCCCACCGCCCCCGCACCCCGGGCAGATTCGAGCATCGAATTTAGTATCTGTGCTGCCGACTCCTGAACTTGATCCGGGGTTGCGGCCACCGACTGGTTCAGGCTCCCCTGTGCTGCAGAAAAGCGGAAAGAGGCGTCCTCTAGTATCGCGTCACGCCGTTGCTCAAACAGACCGGTACGAAGCTGGGTCGCCACCCAGAATGTGAACAGGGCGAGCACAATGGTCAAGAAAGCCGCCAACGTTGCCGCAATTCGCGTAGAGAGCGAACCAGCGAGCCAGCTGGGCGTCTCAAGCCGAGCAACCCTGCCGTCAGTGGCGGAGTCAGACTCGTGGGCGGTGCCCTCCGGGTTTCCGCTTGCAGGCGGGGTTTGATTCAAGAGCCTGTGCCAGCGCGATAACCAACGCCGCGCACAGTGATTATCAGCGAGGGGTTCTCGGGATCGCGCTCAATCTTGGAGCGCAAACGTTGGACGTGGACATTGACCAGGCGGGTATCCGCGGCGTGTCGATACCCCCAGACCTGTTCTAGTAGTTCCTCGCGACTGAAAACCCGCCAGGGTGCTTTGGCGAGGGCAACAAGAAGATCAAACTCAAGTGGGGTTAGGGAGACTTGCTCTCCGGCCCTGGTCACGTCATGTCCGGACACGTCAATCTGTAGATCGCCGAGCTGTAGCTGTTCTTCCTCTGTGTCCTGCTCGCCACGGAGCCTGGCCCGGACTCTCGCGACCAACTCTTTGGGCTTAAACGGCTTCGGCACATAGTCATCGGCCCCGGCCTCCAAGCCCTTGACCACGTCTTCCGTGTCAGAGCGAGCGGTGAGCATGACGATGGGCACATTGGATACCCGGCGAATGGCATCACATATCTGAAACCCGTTCTTTCCAGGCAACATAACGTCAAGCAGGACCAGGTTGGGCTCATGCCGCTGGAACGCAGCGAACGCTTGGTCACCGTCGTAGCAATCCACGACCTCGTAACCCTCAGCGCGCAAGACAATGCCGATCATCTCCGCCAGAGCGGCATCATCATCGACTACCAGAATTTTCGAAGGCATAAACCGATGGTGCCATGAACGGGGAAACCTGTCACGTACAACCCGCATTTCGCGCCATCGTCTACACCCGCCCGTATCACCTCCAGGCACAGACACGCCACTTTGCCGCATCTGGTGCGAAAGCGCTGTAGGACTCACAATGGTTTCATGAGCAATCAGAATGGAAGCTGGGAATGGCCCGCTGACTACCCTCCCCAAAACTATGGTTCGGCGCAAGGAAGCTGGGATCAAGGACCCTACTCTACCGGCCCGAAGCCGCCCGTGGTGCCATTTCGCCCCATCAGCATCGGCGACCTCTTCGAAGGAACCTTTGCGGCTATTCGCTCAAATCCCAAGGTCATGTTCACGTTCTCACTTGTGACCATGGCCATAGTCGGTACCATTGCCGGAATTGCGAACGCGTTTGTCTTTGAAAACCTTCCAGACTGGGCGGACGGCTTCGACCCCACGGTCTTGGACCCGGGCTCCTCCCCGATGATGACTTTGCCGACACTGTCGTTACAGTTGGTCATTTCCGTGTTGCAAGCAGCAGCCGCGATGTTGATTACGGGAATGCTTGTCCTATCTGTCACCAACGCTGTCGTCGGACTGAACAACGATATGACAAAGACCTGGGGACAGTTACGGCCCCGCTTTTGGAATCTCGTCGGTACGACGCTACTGGTCGGACTGATCATCGGTGGCATCGCCGTGATCGGAGTTATCGGCATAACTTTGCTAATTGTTGCGATCTCAAGTGCGATCGGTGACCCGGGTCTTTTCCTCGGGATTACTGCCCTCTTGATGATTCCAGTCTTCATTGCCGTAATCATCTGGTTGTCAATCCGGCTCTACTTTGCCACCATGTGTGCGGTCGTGGAAGATGTTTCTCCCACCCGGGCCCTCGCCCGATCATGGAACCTAACAAAG
The sequence above is a segment of the Actinomycetaceae bacterium MB13-C1-2 genome. Coding sequences within it:
- a CDS encoding glycerophosphoryl diester phosphodiesterase membrane domain-containing protein; this encodes MSNQNGSWEWPADYPPQNYGSAQGSWDQGPYSTGPKPPVVPFRPISIGDLFEGTFAAIRSNPKVMFTFSLVTMAIVGTIAGIANAFVFENLPDWADGFDPTVLDPGSSPMMTLPTLSLQLVISVLQAAAAMLITGMLVLSVTNAVVGLNNDMTKTWGQLRPRFWNLVGTTLLVGLIIGGIAVIGVIGITLLIVAISSAIGDPGLFLGITALLMIPVFIAVIIWLSIRLYFATMCAVVEDVSPTRALARSWNLTKGSFWRILGRVTLMILVVGAASSILSGAITAVVIGLLSFLDASWIIGLVSTLLGALVSGLVQPVTAAFSSLMYVDERVRKEGLAPRLQAALDANRQDQAQQEAQLPPL